A DNA window from Coffea arabica cultivar ET-39 chromosome 6c, Coffea Arabica ET-39 HiFi, whole genome shotgun sequence contains the following coding sequences:
- the LOC113693802 gene encoding 1,4-alpha-glucan-branching enzyme 2-2, chloroplastic/amyloplastic isoform X1, whose translation MVYSLSGVRFPTVPSPSSLNKSVRASFNADRKIDHLSFFLRNRSSSRKNLASRLAYDSESPSSTVAASGKILVPGSDVDDSSSSKEPSEVLQTVLEDPQASIDASKMGNESEIEGEENYIDPTGGYGEGGEAQDSASSLPVHEDEKVKGLTDLEVEEMISRESEQVRKRTIPPPGNGQRIYEIDPLLRNFSGHLDYRYGQYRKLRDAIDKYEGGLEAFSRGYEKFGFTRSATGITYREWAPGAKWATLIGDFNNWNPNADVMTQNEFGVWEIFLPNNADGSPPIPHGSRVKVRMDTPSGLKDSIPAWIKFAVQAPGEIPYDGIYYDPPEVEKYVFKHPRPKRPKSLRIYEAHVGMSSTEPIINTYANFRDDVLPRIKRLGYNAVQIMAIQEHSYYASFGYHVTNFFAPSSRCGTPDDLKSLIDKAHELGLIVLMDIVHSHASNNTLDGLNMFDGTDSCYFHSGSRGYHWMWDSRLFNYGHWEVIRYLLSNARWWLDQYKFDGFRFDGVTSMMYTHHGLQVGFTGNYNEYFGYATDVDAVVYLMLANDLIHGLFPEAITIGEDVSGMPTFCIPVQDGGVGFDYRLHMAIADKWIELLKKRDEDWRMGDVVHMLTNRRWLEKCVAYAESHDQALVGDKTIAFWLMDKDMYDFMALDRPSTPLIDRGIALHKMIRLITMGLGGEGYLNFMGNEFGHPEWIDFPRFDNRLPDGKVVPGNNNSFDKCRRRFDLGDADYLRYRGMQEFDQGMQHLEEIYGFMTSEHQYISRKNEGDRVIVFERGDLVFVFNFHWNNSYSDYQIGCLKPGKYKVVLDSDDPLFEGFGRIDHNAEFFTSEGWYDNRPRSFLVYAPARTAVVYAPIKDELEPIDG comes from the exons atggtgTACTCGTTATCAGGAGTCCGCTTTCCCACTGTTCCGTCTCCGTCGTCACTGAACAAGTCGGTTCGAGCGAGTTTTAATGCTGACCGGAAGATTGAtcatctttctttcttcttgagaaACCGCTCTTCTTCAC GGAAGAACCTTGCTAGCAGGTTGGCTTATGACTCTGAATCCCCTTCCTCTACAGTTGCTGCATCCGGGAAGATTCTTGTTCCAGGCAGTGACGTTGATGATTCCTCATCATCAAAAGAGCCATCAGAGGTTCTTCAGACGGTTTTAGAAGATCCTCAG GCTTCTATTGACGCTTCAAAGAtgggaaatgaaagtgaaaTTGAAGGTGAGGAGAATTATATTGACCCCACAGGTGGGTATGGTGAAGGTGGTGAAGCGCAAGATTCTGCATCTTCATTGCCTGTACATGAAGATGAAAAGGTGAAAGGTTTAACAGATTTGGAAGTGGAGGAGATGATTAGTAGAGAATCAGAACAAGTCAGAAAAAGAACCATTCCTCCACCTGGAAATGGGCAGAGGATTTACGAGATAGATCctcttttgagaaattttagtgGTCATCTTGACTACAG GTATGGTCAGTACCGTAAACTGAGAGATGCAATAGACAAGTATGAGGGTGGTTTAGAAGCATTTTCTCGTGGTTACGAGAAATTTGGTTTCACTCGCAG TGCCACAGGAATCACTTACAGGGAGTGGGCTCCTGGAGCCAAG TGGGCAACACTAATTGGagatttcaacaattggaatcCTAATGCTGATGTCATGACTCAG AATGAATTTGGCGTTTGGGAGATCTTTTTGCCAAACAATGCTGATGGGTCGCCCCCAATTCCCCATGGCTCTCGTGTAAAG GTACGTATGGATACTCCATCTGGCCTTAAAGACTCGATTCCAGCATGGATTAAGTTTGCTGTTCAGGCTCCTGGTGAAATTCCATATGACGGGATATACTACGATCCTCCAGAAGTG GAAAAGTATGTATTCAAGCATCCTCGGCCTAAAAGACCAAAATCACTCAGGATATATGAGGCTCATGTTGGAATGAGTAGTACA GAACCTATCATAAATACCTATGCAAACTTCAGGGATGATGTGCTTCCACGTATCAAGAGGCTTGGTTATAATGCTGTTCAGATCATGGCTATCCAAGAGCATTCATATTATGCTAGCTTTGG TTATCATGTCACAAATTTCTTTGCACCTAGCAGCCGTTGTGGGACTCCAGATGATCTTAAATCTTTGATCGATAAAGCACATGAGCTTGGTTTGATTGTTCTGATGGATATTGTGCACAG CCATGCGTCAAATAATACTTTGGATGGGCTAAACATGTTTGATGGCACTGATAGTTGTTATTTCCACTCTGGCTCGAGGGGTTATCACTGGATGTGGGATTCTCGTCTCTTTAACTATGGACACTGGGAA GTGATAAGGTATCTTCTCTCAAATGCAAGATGGTGGTTGGACCAGTACAAGTTCGACGGCTTTAGATTTGATGGTGTGACTTCGATGATGTACACTCATCATGGCTTGCAG GTTGGATTTACTGGGAACTACAATGAGTATTTTGGATATGCAACTGATGTTGATGCAGTGGTCTATTTGATGCTTGCAAATGATCTCATTCATGGGCTCTTTCCTGAAGCTATTACCATTGGTGAAGAT GTCAGTGGCATGCCAACATTCTGCATTCCTGTTCAGGATGGTGGGGTTGGATTTGACTATCGCCTTCACATGGCTATTGCTGATAAGTGGATTGAGTTGCTCAA GAAGAGAGATGAGGACTGGAGAATGGGAGATGTTGTTCATATGCTAACAAATAGAAGATGGTTGGAAAAGTGTGTGGCTTATGCTGAGAGTCATGACCAGGCTTTAGTAGGCGATAAAACTATTGCATTCTGGTTAATGGACAAG GATATGTATGATTTTATGGCATTGGATAGACCATCAACTCCTCTAATTGATCGTGGAATAGCATTGCACAAAATGATCAGGCTAATCACTATGGGGTTAGGTGGAGAAGGCTATCTAAATTTTATGGGAAATGAATTTGGGCACCCTG AGTGGATAGATTTTCCGAGGTTTGATAACCGTCTTCCTGATGGCAAAGTAGTCCCTGGAAATAATAACAGCTTTGACAAATGCCGGCGTAGATTTGATCTG GGTGATGCGGATTATTTGAGATACCGTGGAATGCAAGAGTTTGACCAGGGAATGCAGCATCTTGAAGAAATCTATGGT TTCATGACTTCAGAGCACCAGTATATATCACGGAAGAATGAAGGAGATAGAGTAATTGTGTTTGAAAGAGGAGATTTAGTTTTTGTCTTTAACTTTCATTGGAATAACAGTTATTCAGACTACCAGATTGGATGCCTCAAGCCTGGGAAATACAAG GTAGTCTTGGACTCGGATGATCCACTATTTGAAGGTTTCGGCAGAATTGATCACAATGCAGAGTTCTTCACATCT GAGGGATGGTATGACAATCGTCCTAGATCATTTTTGGTTTATGCACCTGCTCGCACAGCAGTTGTCTATGCTCCAATAAAGGATGAACTGGAGCCTATTGATGGATAA
- the LOC113693802 gene encoding 1,4-alpha-glucan-branching enzyme 2-2, chloroplastic/amyloplastic isoform X2: MVYSLSGVRFPTVPSPSSLNKSVRASFNADRKIDHLSFFLRNRSSSLAASGKILVPGSDVDDSSSSKEPSEVLQTVLEDPQASIDASKMGNESEIEGEENYIDPTGGYGEGGEAQDSASSLPVHEDEKVKGLTDLEVEEMISRESEQVRKRTIPPPGNGQRIYEIDPLLRNFSGHLDYRYGQYRKLRDAIDKYEGGLEAFSRGYEKFGFTRSATGITYREWAPGAKWATLIGDFNNWNPNADVMTQNEFGVWEIFLPNNADGSPPIPHGSRVKVRMDTPSGLKDSIPAWIKFAVQAPGEIPYDGIYYDPPEVEKYVFKHPRPKRPKSLRIYEAHVGMSSTEPIINTYANFRDDVLPRIKRLGYNAVQIMAIQEHSYYASFGYHVTNFFAPSSRCGTPDDLKSLIDKAHELGLIVLMDIVHSHASNNTLDGLNMFDGTDSCYFHSGSRGYHWMWDSRLFNYGHWEVIRYLLSNARWWLDQYKFDGFRFDGVTSMMYTHHGLQVGFTGNYNEYFGYATDVDAVVYLMLANDLIHGLFPEAITIGEDVSGMPTFCIPVQDGGVGFDYRLHMAIADKWIELLKKRDEDWRMGDVVHMLTNRRWLEKCVAYAESHDQALVGDKTIAFWLMDKDMYDFMALDRPSTPLIDRGIALHKMIRLITMGLGGEGYLNFMGNEFGHPEWIDFPRFDNRLPDGKVVPGNNNSFDKCRRRFDLGDADYLRYRGMQEFDQGMQHLEEIYGFMTSEHQYISRKNEGDRVIVFERGDLVFVFNFHWNNSYSDYQIGCLKPGKYKVVLDSDDPLFEGFGRIDHNAEFFTSEGWYDNRPRSFLVYAPARTAVVYAPIKDELEPIDG, from the exons atggtgTACTCGTTATCAGGAGTCCGCTTTCCCACTGTTCCGTCTCCGTCGTCACTGAACAAGTCGGTTCGAGCGAGTTTTAATGCTGACCGGAAGATTGAtcatctttctttcttcttgagaaACCGCTCTTCTTCAC TTGCTGCATCCGGGAAGATTCTTGTTCCAGGCAGTGACGTTGATGATTCCTCATCATCAAAAGAGCCATCAGAGGTTCTTCAGACGGTTTTAGAAGATCCTCAG GCTTCTATTGACGCTTCAAAGAtgggaaatgaaagtgaaaTTGAAGGTGAGGAGAATTATATTGACCCCACAGGTGGGTATGGTGAAGGTGGTGAAGCGCAAGATTCTGCATCTTCATTGCCTGTACATGAAGATGAAAAGGTGAAAGGTTTAACAGATTTGGAAGTGGAGGAGATGATTAGTAGAGAATCAGAACAAGTCAGAAAAAGAACCATTCCTCCACCTGGAAATGGGCAGAGGATTTACGAGATAGATCctcttttgagaaattttagtgGTCATCTTGACTACAG GTATGGTCAGTACCGTAAACTGAGAGATGCAATAGACAAGTATGAGGGTGGTTTAGAAGCATTTTCTCGTGGTTACGAGAAATTTGGTTTCACTCGCAG TGCCACAGGAATCACTTACAGGGAGTGGGCTCCTGGAGCCAAG TGGGCAACACTAATTGGagatttcaacaattggaatcCTAATGCTGATGTCATGACTCAG AATGAATTTGGCGTTTGGGAGATCTTTTTGCCAAACAATGCTGATGGGTCGCCCCCAATTCCCCATGGCTCTCGTGTAAAG GTACGTATGGATACTCCATCTGGCCTTAAAGACTCGATTCCAGCATGGATTAAGTTTGCTGTTCAGGCTCCTGGTGAAATTCCATATGACGGGATATACTACGATCCTCCAGAAGTG GAAAAGTATGTATTCAAGCATCCTCGGCCTAAAAGACCAAAATCACTCAGGATATATGAGGCTCATGTTGGAATGAGTAGTACA GAACCTATCATAAATACCTATGCAAACTTCAGGGATGATGTGCTTCCACGTATCAAGAGGCTTGGTTATAATGCTGTTCAGATCATGGCTATCCAAGAGCATTCATATTATGCTAGCTTTGG TTATCATGTCACAAATTTCTTTGCACCTAGCAGCCGTTGTGGGACTCCAGATGATCTTAAATCTTTGATCGATAAAGCACATGAGCTTGGTTTGATTGTTCTGATGGATATTGTGCACAG CCATGCGTCAAATAATACTTTGGATGGGCTAAACATGTTTGATGGCACTGATAGTTGTTATTTCCACTCTGGCTCGAGGGGTTATCACTGGATGTGGGATTCTCGTCTCTTTAACTATGGACACTGGGAA GTGATAAGGTATCTTCTCTCAAATGCAAGATGGTGGTTGGACCAGTACAAGTTCGACGGCTTTAGATTTGATGGTGTGACTTCGATGATGTACACTCATCATGGCTTGCAG GTTGGATTTACTGGGAACTACAATGAGTATTTTGGATATGCAACTGATGTTGATGCAGTGGTCTATTTGATGCTTGCAAATGATCTCATTCATGGGCTCTTTCCTGAAGCTATTACCATTGGTGAAGAT GTCAGTGGCATGCCAACATTCTGCATTCCTGTTCAGGATGGTGGGGTTGGATTTGACTATCGCCTTCACATGGCTATTGCTGATAAGTGGATTGAGTTGCTCAA GAAGAGAGATGAGGACTGGAGAATGGGAGATGTTGTTCATATGCTAACAAATAGAAGATGGTTGGAAAAGTGTGTGGCTTATGCTGAGAGTCATGACCAGGCTTTAGTAGGCGATAAAACTATTGCATTCTGGTTAATGGACAAG GATATGTATGATTTTATGGCATTGGATAGACCATCAACTCCTCTAATTGATCGTGGAATAGCATTGCACAAAATGATCAGGCTAATCACTATGGGGTTAGGTGGAGAAGGCTATCTAAATTTTATGGGAAATGAATTTGGGCACCCTG AGTGGATAGATTTTCCGAGGTTTGATAACCGTCTTCCTGATGGCAAAGTAGTCCCTGGAAATAATAACAGCTTTGACAAATGCCGGCGTAGATTTGATCTG GGTGATGCGGATTATTTGAGATACCGTGGAATGCAAGAGTTTGACCAGGGAATGCAGCATCTTGAAGAAATCTATGGT TTCATGACTTCAGAGCACCAGTATATATCACGGAAGAATGAAGGAGATAGAGTAATTGTGTTTGAAAGAGGAGATTTAGTTTTTGTCTTTAACTTTCATTGGAATAACAGTTATTCAGACTACCAGATTGGATGCCTCAAGCCTGGGAAATACAAG GTAGTCTTGGACTCGGATGATCCACTATTTGAAGGTTTCGGCAGAATTGATCACAATGCAGAGTTCTTCACATCT GAGGGATGGTATGACAATCGTCCTAGATCATTTTTGGTTTATGCACCTGCTCGCACAGCAGTTGTCTATGCTCCAATAAAGGATGAACTGGAGCCTATTGATGGATAA
- the LOC113693802 gene encoding 1,4-alpha-glucan-branching enzyme 1, chloroplastic/amyloplastic isoform X3 produces the protein MVYSLSGVRFPTVPSPSSLNKSVRASFNADRKIDHLSFFLRNRSSSRKNLASRLAYDSESPSSTVAASGKILVPGSDVDDSSSSKEPSEVLQTVLEDPQASIDASKMGNESEIEGEENYIDPTGGYGEGGEAQDSASSLPVHEDEKVKGLTDLEVEEMISRESEQVRKRTIPPPGNGQRIYEIDPLLRNFSGHLDYRYGQYRKLRDAIDKYEGGLEAFSRGYEKFGFTRSATGITYREWAPGAKWATLIGDFNNWNPNADVMTQNEFGVWEIFLPNNADGSPPIPHGSRVKVRMDTPSGLKDSIPAWIKFAVQAPGEIPYDGIYYDPPEVEKYVFKHPRPKRPKSLRIYEAHVGMSSTEPIINTYANFRDDVLPRIKRLGYNAVQIMAIQEHSYYASFGYHVTNFFAPSSRCGTPDDLKSLIDKAHELGLIVLMDIVHSHASNNTLDGLNMFDGTDSCYFHSGSRGYHWMWDSRLFNYGHWEVIRYLLSNARWWLDQYKFDGFRFDGVTSMMYTHHGLQVGFTGNYNEYFGYATDVDAVVYLMLANDLIHGLFPEAITIGEDVSGMPTFCIPVQDGGVGFDYRLHMAIADKWIELLKKRDEDWRMGDVVHMLTNRRWLEKCVAYAESHDQALVGDKTIAFWLMDKDMYDFMALDRPSTPLIDRGIALHKMIRLITMGLGGEGYLNFMGNEFGHPEWIDFPRFDNRLPDGKVVPGNNNSFDKCRRRFDLGDADYLRYRGMQEFDQGMQHLEEIYGFMTSEHQYISRKNEGDRVIVFERGDLVFVFNFHWNNSYSDYQIGCLKPGKYKYFRLRRILE, from the exons atggtgTACTCGTTATCAGGAGTCCGCTTTCCCACTGTTCCGTCTCCGTCGTCACTGAACAAGTCGGTTCGAGCGAGTTTTAATGCTGACCGGAAGATTGAtcatctttctttcttcttgagaaACCGCTCTTCTTCAC GGAAGAACCTTGCTAGCAGGTTGGCTTATGACTCTGAATCCCCTTCCTCTACAGTTGCTGCATCCGGGAAGATTCTTGTTCCAGGCAGTGACGTTGATGATTCCTCATCATCAAAAGAGCCATCAGAGGTTCTTCAGACGGTTTTAGAAGATCCTCAG GCTTCTATTGACGCTTCAAAGAtgggaaatgaaagtgaaaTTGAAGGTGAGGAGAATTATATTGACCCCACAGGTGGGTATGGTGAAGGTGGTGAAGCGCAAGATTCTGCATCTTCATTGCCTGTACATGAAGATGAAAAGGTGAAAGGTTTAACAGATTTGGAAGTGGAGGAGATGATTAGTAGAGAATCAGAACAAGTCAGAAAAAGAACCATTCCTCCACCTGGAAATGGGCAGAGGATTTACGAGATAGATCctcttttgagaaattttagtgGTCATCTTGACTACAG GTATGGTCAGTACCGTAAACTGAGAGATGCAATAGACAAGTATGAGGGTGGTTTAGAAGCATTTTCTCGTGGTTACGAGAAATTTGGTTTCACTCGCAG TGCCACAGGAATCACTTACAGGGAGTGGGCTCCTGGAGCCAAG TGGGCAACACTAATTGGagatttcaacaattggaatcCTAATGCTGATGTCATGACTCAG AATGAATTTGGCGTTTGGGAGATCTTTTTGCCAAACAATGCTGATGGGTCGCCCCCAATTCCCCATGGCTCTCGTGTAAAG GTACGTATGGATACTCCATCTGGCCTTAAAGACTCGATTCCAGCATGGATTAAGTTTGCTGTTCAGGCTCCTGGTGAAATTCCATATGACGGGATATACTACGATCCTCCAGAAGTG GAAAAGTATGTATTCAAGCATCCTCGGCCTAAAAGACCAAAATCACTCAGGATATATGAGGCTCATGTTGGAATGAGTAGTACA GAACCTATCATAAATACCTATGCAAACTTCAGGGATGATGTGCTTCCACGTATCAAGAGGCTTGGTTATAATGCTGTTCAGATCATGGCTATCCAAGAGCATTCATATTATGCTAGCTTTGG TTATCATGTCACAAATTTCTTTGCACCTAGCAGCCGTTGTGGGACTCCAGATGATCTTAAATCTTTGATCGATAAAGCACATGAGCTTGGTTTGATTGTTCTGATGGATATTGTGCACAG CCATGCGTCAAATAATACTTTGGATGGGCTAAACATGTTTGATGGCACTGATAGTTGTTATTTCCACTCTGGCTCGAGGGGTTATCACTGGATGTGGGATTCTCGTCTCTTTAACTATGGACACTGGGAA GTGATAAGGTATCTTCTCTCAAATGCAAGATGGTGGTTGGACCAGTACAAGTTCGACGGCTTTAGATTTGATGGTGTGACTTCGATGATGTACACTCATCATGGCTTGCAG GTTGGATTTACTGGGAACTACAATGAGTATTTTGGATATGCAACTGATGTTGATGCAGTGGTCTATTTGATGCTTGCAAATGATCTCATTCATGGGCTCTTTCCTGAAGCTATTACCATTGGTGAAGAT GTCAGTGGCATGCCAACATTCTGCATTCCTGTTCAGGATGGTGGGGTTGGATTTGACTATCGCCTTCACATGGCTATTGCTGATAAGTGGATTGAGTTGCTCAA GAAGAGAGATGAGGACTGGAGAATGGGAGATGTTGTTCATATGCTAACAAATAGAAGATGGTTGGAAAAGTGTGTGGCTTATGCTGAGAGTCATGACCAGGCTTTAGTAGGCGATAAAACTATTGCATTCTGGTTAATGGACAAG GATATGTATGATTTTATGGCATTGGATAGACCATCAACTCCTCTAATTGATCGTGGAATAGCATTGCACAAAATGATCAGGCTAATCACTATGGGGTTAGGTGGAGAAGGCTATCTAAATTTTATGGGAAATGAATTTGGGCACCCTG AGTGGATAGATTTTCCGAGGTTTGATAACCGTCTTCCTGATGGCAAAGTAGTCCCTGGAAATAATAACAGCTTTGACAAATGCCGGCGTAGATTTGATCTG GGTGATGCGGATTATTTGAGATACCGTGGAATGCAAGAGTTTGACCAGGGAATGCAGCATCTTGAAGAAATCTATGGT TTCATGACTTCAGAGCACCAGTATATATCACGGAAGAATGAAGGAGATAGAGTAATTGTGTTTGAAAGAGGAGATTTAGTTTTTGTCTTTAACTTTCATTGGAATAACAGTTATTCAGACTACCAGATTGGATGCCTCAAGCCTGGGAAATACAAG TATTTCAGATTAAGGAGGATACTCGAGTAA
- the LOC113693802 gene encoding 1,4-alpha-glucan-branching enzyme 1, chloroplastic/amyloplastic isoform X4, with protein MVYSLSGVRFPTVPSPSSLNKSVRASFNADRKIDHLSFFLRNRSSSRKNLASRLAYDSESPSSTVAASGKILVPGSDVDDSSSSKEPSEVLQTVLEDPQASIDASKMGNESEIEGEENYIDPTGGYGEGGEAQDSASSLPVHEDEKVKGLTDLEVEEMISRESEQVRKRTIPPPGNGQRIYEIDPLLRNFSGHLDYRYGQYRKLRDAIDKYEGGLEAFSRGYEKFGFTRSATGITYREWAPGAKWATLIGDFNNWNPNADVMTQNEFGVWEIFLPNNADGSPPIPHGSRVKVRMDTPSGLKDSIPAWIKFAVQAPGEIPYDGIYYDPPEVEKYVFKHPRPKRPKSLRIYEAHVGMSSTEPIINTYANFRDDVLPRIKRLGYNAVQIMAIQEHSYYASFGYHVTNFFAPSSRCGTPDDLKSLIDKAHELGLIVLMDIVHSHASNNTLDGLNMFDGTDSCYFHSGSRGYHWMWDSRLFNYGHWEVIRYLLSNARWWLDQYKFDGFRFDGVTSMMYTHHGLQVGFTGNYNEYFGYATDVDAVVYLMLANDLIHGLFPEAITIGEDVSGMPTFCIPVQDGGVGFDYRLHMAIADKWIELLKKRDEDWRMGDVVHMLTNRRWLEKCVAYAESHDQALVGDKTIAFWLMDKDMYDFMALDRPSTPLIDRGIALHKMIRLITMGLGGEGYLNFMGNEFGHPEWIDFPRFDNRLPDGKVVPGNNNSFDKCRRRFDLGDADYLRYRGMQEFDQGMQHLEEIYGFMTSEHQYISRKNEGDRVIVFERGDLVFVFNFHWNNSYSDYQIGCLKPGKYKIKEDTRVR; from the exons atggtgTACTCGTTATCAGGAGTCCGCTTTCCCACTGTTCCGTCTCCGTCGTCACTGAACAAGTCGGTTCGAGCGAGTTTTAATGCTGACCGGAAGATTGAtcatctttctttcttcttgagaaACCGCTCTTCTTCAC GGAAGAACCTTGCTAGCAGGTTGGCTTATGACTCTGAATCCCCTTCCTCTACAGTTGCTGCATCCGGGAAGATTCTTGTTCCAGGCAGTGACGTTGATGATTCCTCATCATCAAAAGAGCCATCAGAGGTTCTTCAGACGGTTTTAGAAGATCCTCAG GCTTCTATTGACGCTTCAAAGAtgggaaatgaaagtgaaaTTGAAGGTGAGGAGAATTATATTGACCCCACAGGTGGGTATGGTGAAGGTGGTGAAGCGCAAGATTCTGCATCTTCATTGCCTGTACATGAAGATGAAAAGGTGAAAGGTTTAACAGATTTGGAAGTGGAGGAGATGATTAGTAGAGAATCAGAACAAGTCAGAAAAAGAACCATTCCTCCACCTGGAAATGGGCAGAGGATTTACGAGATAGATCctcttttgagaaattttagtgGTCATCTTGACTACAG GTATGGTCAGTACCGTAAACTGAGAGATGCAATAGACAAGTATGAGGGTGGTTTAGAAGCATTTTCTCGTGGTTACGAGAAATTTGGTTTCACTCGCAG TGCCACAGGAATCACTTACAGGGAGTGGGCTCCTGGAGCCAAG TGGGCAACACTAATTGGagatttcaacaattggaatcCTAATGCTGATGTCATGACTCAG AATGAATTTGGCGTTTGGGAGATCTTTTTGCCAAACAATGCTGATGGGTCGCCCCCAATTCCCCATGGCTCTCGTGTAAAG GTACGTATGGATACTCCATCTGGCCTTAAAGACTCGATTCCAGCATGGATTAAGTTTGCTGTTCAGGCTCCTGGTGAAATTCCATATGACGGGATATACTACGATCCTCCAGAAGTG GAAAAGTATGTATTCAAGCATCCTCGGCCTAAAAGACCAAAATCACTCAGGATATATGAGGCTCATGTTGGAATGAGTAGTACA GAACCTATCATAAATACCTATGCAAACTTCAGGGATGATGTGCTTCCACGTATCAAGAGGCTTGGTTATAATGCTGTTCAGATCATGGCTATCCAAGAGCATTCATATTATGCTAGCTTTGG TTATCATGTCACAAATTTCTTTGCACCTAGCAGCCGTTGTGGGACTCCAGATGATCTTAAATCTTTGATCGATAAAGCACATGAGCTTGGTTTGATTGTTCTGATGGATATTGTGCACAG CCATGCGTCAAATAATACTTTGGATGGGCTAAACATGTTTGATGGCACTGATAGTTGTTATTTCCACTCTGGCTCGAGGGGTTATCACTGGATGTGGGATTCTCGTCTCTTTAACTATGGACACTGGGAA GTGATAAGGTATCTTCTCTCAAATGCAAGATGGTGGTTGGACCAGTACAAGTTCGACGGCTTTAGATTTGATGGTGTGACTTCGATGATGTACACTCATCATGGCTTGCAG GTTGGATTTACTGGGAACTACAATGAGTATTTTGGATATGCAACTGATGTTGATGCAGTGGTCTATTTGATGCTTGCAAATGATCTCATTCATGGGCTCTTTCCTGAAGCTATTACCATTGGTGAAGAT GTCAGTGGCATGCCAACATTCTGCATTCCTGTTCAGGATGGTGGGGTTGGATTTGACTATCGCCTTCACATGGCTATTGCTGATAAGTGGATTGAGTTGCTCAA GAAGAGAGATGAGGACTGGAGAATGGGAGATGTTGTTCATATGCTAACAAATAGAAGATGGTTGGAAAAGTGTGTGGCTTATGCTGAGAGTCATGACCAGGCTTTAGTAGGCGATAAAACTATTGCATTCTGGTTAATGGACAAG GATATGTATGATTTTATGGCATTGGATAGACCATCAACTCCTCTAATTGATCGTGGAATAGCATTGCACAAAATGATCAGGCTAATCACTATGGGGTTAGGTGGAGAAGGCTATCTAAATTTTATGGGAAATGAATTTGGGCACCCTG AGTGGATAGATTTTCCGAGGTTTGATAACCGTCTTCCTGATGGCAAAGTAGTCCCTGGAAATAATAACAGCTTTGACAAATGCCGGCGTAGATTTGATCTG GGTGATGCGGATTATTTGAGATACCGTGGAATGCAAGAGTTTGACCAGGGAATGCAGCATCTTGAAGAAATCTATGGT TTCATGACTTCAGAGCACCAGTATATATCACGGAAGAATGAAGGAGATAGAGTAATTGTGTTTGAAAGAGGAGATTTAGTTTTTGTCTTTAACTTTCATTGGAATAACAGTTATTCAGACTACCAGATTGGATGCCTCAAGCCTGGGAAATACAAG ATTAAGGAGGATACTCGAGTAAGATGA